The proteins below are encoded in one region of Tsuneonella sp. CC-YZS046:
- a CDS encoding dihydroorotase, protein MAHPELVLANGTIHTPSGPFQGDVAVRDGRIAGIGSFPEAARTLDCTGLDILPGVIDSQVHFREPGLEHKEDLETGSRAAVMGGVTAVFEMPNTSPNTDSEMRVHDKLERAHHRMWCDHAFYVGATADNAEELARLERIPGTAGVKIFMGASTGSLLVAEDENLRRVLQNGVRRVAIHAEDEERMNARKELRVEGDPSSHPVWRDDESAMLATRRILRLARETRRPIHILHVTTPAELELISRHRDIATCEVTPQHLTLAAEDAYPRLGTFAQMNPPIRSGAHRDGLWHWLRQGVPDVIGSDHAPHTRQEKDKPYPGSPSGMPGVQTLLPLMLDHVANGRMTLERLIDMTSAGVQRVFGLVGKGRIAVGYDADFTVVDRKGSFTVTEDWVESRCGWSPFTGMELQGRVIGTILRGHFAMWEGQLGNEAVGEPLRFVGCL, encoded by the coding sequence ATGGCTCACCCCGAACTTGTTCTCGCCAATGGCACGATCCACACTCCTTCTGGCCCCTTTCAGGGCGATGTCGCGGTAAGGGACGGCAGAATCGCCGGCATAGGGAGCTTTCCCGAAGCCGCGCGCACGCTGGATTGCACGGGGCTGGACATCCTGCCGGGCGTTATCGACAGCCAGGTTCACTTTCGCGAGCCGGGGCTGGAGCACAAGGAAGATCTCGAGACTGGCAGCCGTGCCGCCGTGATGGGCGGTGTGACGGCCGTTTTCGAAATGCCGAACACCTCTCCCAACACCGATTCGGAGATGCGGGTCCATGACAAGCTGGAGCGCGCCCACCATCGGATGTGGTGCGACCATGCGTTCTATGTCGGCGCCACGGCGGACAATGCGGAGGAATTGGCGCGGCTCGAGCGCATTCCCGGCACGGCGGGCGTCAAGATTTTCATGGGGGCGTCCACCGGCAGCCTGCTGGTCGCCGAGGATGAGAATTTGCGGCGGGTCCTGCAGAATGGCGTCCGCCGCGTCGCCATCCATGCCGAGGACGAGGAGCGGATGAATGCGCGCAAGGAGTTGCGCGTCGAAGGAGATCCTTCCAGCCACCCGGTATGGCGGGACGATGAAAGCGCCATGCTGGCCACCCGCCGGATATTGAGGCTGGCCCGGGAAACGCGGCGTCCGATCCATATCCTGCACGTCACCACCCCGGCGGAACTCGAATTGATCTCGCGGCACAGGGACATCGCCACCTGCGAGGTCACGCCCCAGCATCTCACTCTGGCCGCCGAGGACGCCTATCCCAGGCTGGGCACCTTTGCGCAGATGAACCCGCCGATCCGCAGCGGCGCCCATCGCGACGGGCTGTGGCATTGGCTGCGCCAGGGGGTTCCCGACGTGATCGGCTCGGACCATGCGCCGCATACCAGGCAGGAAAAGGACAAGCCCTATCCCGGCAGTCCGAGCGGAATGCCCGGAGTGCAGACCTTGCTGCCCCTGATGTTGGATCATGTGGCGAATGGCCGGATGACGCTGGAGCGCCTGATCGACATGACCAGCGCGGGCGTGCAGCGGGTGTTCGGACTCGTCGGGAAGGGGCGGATCGCGGTCGGTTACGATGCCGATTTCACGGTTGTCGATCGCAAGGGCAGCTTTACCGTCACCGAGGATTGGGTGGAAAGCCGCTGCGGCTGGTCGCCCTTTACCGGGATGGAGCTTCAGGGGCGGGTGATCGGCACCATCCTGCGCGGGCATTTCGCGATGTGGGAAGGCCAGCTTGGCAACGAGGCCGTGGGCGAGCCGTTACGTTTCGTCGGCTGCCTTTGA
- the rarD gene encoding EamA family transporter RarD → MPSPNTTKQSGGFAYALGAFGTWGFLPFYLLLVYHVSAFELVGWRAIFTFPVCVAFIAARKQGKEVWQALANRRTGLLLLLTATLIGSNWLLYVWSVMNNHIYAASLGYYINPLLNVLIGTVFLGERLSSRQWLAVGLAGIGVAILAAGALTTLWVSLALACSFATYGLVRKLIPIEALPGLAVESLYLVPPGVLLIWLATRGTGHTALHEGFGFSLIIAASGVLTAVPLYCFAEAARRMDYSTLGFFQFMVPTIVFISGLTVFREPLQPVQLASFIFIWAAIAVFCWDLSQRHRAMARRSKAADET, encoded by the coding sequence ATGCCGTCCCCCAACACAACCAAGCAGTCAGGCGGTTTCGCCTATGCCCTTGGTGCCTTCGGGACATGGGGCTTTCTCCCCTTCTACCTGCTGCTGGTCTATCACGTCTCGGCCTTCGAACTGGTCGGCTGGCGGGCGATCTTCACCTTCCCCGTCTGCGTGGCGTTCATCGCGGCGCGCAAGCAGGGCAAGGAAGTGTGGCAGGCTCTCGCAAACCGCAGGACGGGGCTGCTGCTCTTGCTCACCGCCACGCTGATCGGCAGCAACTGGCTGCTTTACGTGTGGTCGGTGATGAACAACCATATCTACGCCGCCAGCCTCGGATATTATATCAATCCGCTGCTCAATGTGCTGATCGGCACGGTCTTTCTCGGTGAGCGCCTGTCCAGCCGCCAATGGCTCGCGGTGGGGCTTGCCGGAATCGGCGTCGCGATTCTCGCCGCCGGGGCGCTCACCACCCTATGGGTCAGTCTCGCCCTTGCCTGCAGTTTCGCGACCTACGGCCTCGTGCGGAAACTCATCCCGATCGAAGCATTGCCCGGCCTGGCCGTGGAAAGCCTCTATCTGGTTCCTCCCGGCGTCCTGCTCATCTGGCTCGCAACGCGCGGCACGGGGCACACCGCGCTTCATGAAGGTTTCGGCTTCAGCCTGATAATCGCCGCAAGCGGCGTGCTGACAGCCGTTCCGCTCTACTGTTTTGCCGAAGCCGCCCGGCGCATGGACTATTCCACGCTCGGCTTCTTTCAATTCATGGTGCCGACGATCGTATTCATTTCCGGGCTGACGGTCTTTCGCGAGCCCTTGCAGCCGGTTCAGCTCGCCAGCTTCATCTTCATCTGGGCGGCGATAGCGGTATTCTGCTGGGATCTGTCCCAGAGGCACCGGGCGATGGCGCGCAGGTCAAAGGCAGCCGACGAAACGTAA
- a CDS encoding succinylglutamate-semialdehyde dehydrogenase, protein MTVSTIISHEPATGEELWRGAAGDVEEAVARARHAWPGWAAQPLANRIELVRRFANEVRRTAEDFATLVARETGKPLWEARAEIEGVINKVEISVRAYAERSAQRKLNSALKGTAAIRHKPHGVLAVLGPFNSPAFLPNSHILPALVAGNAVILKPSEKAPASGEFLVRCFHEAGLPEDVLQFVPGGPDTGQELVVHAGVDGVLFTGSVQTGIAINRRLAVNPGKIVALEMGGNNPLVVWNTPIVADAAVLVIQSAFSGAGQRCTAARRLIVQDAMYDALMDEVKRLADRIIVGAPFDEPSPFMGPVIDPATADALTDSFLYFLSQGGKAIKHMTRPKGDLPFISPGIIDVTAIKERPDVELFGPLLQVIRVSSFDEAIGEANNTRFGLCASLVGGSPEDYNRFWSNVRAGLINWNRSTNGSSSAAPLGGLGLSGNHRPSAFYAADYCAYPVASTELEQPRAMLGVGFRDA, encoded by the coding sequence GTGACCGTCAGCACCATCATTTCCCATGAACCCGCCACGGGGGAAGAACTGTGGCGGGGCGCGGCGGGCGATGTCGAGGAAGCCGTCGCCAGGGCGCGGCACGCCTGGCCCGGCTGGGCCGCGCAACCGCTGGCGAACCGGATCGAGCTGGTCCGCCGCTTTGCCAACGAAGTGCGCCGCACGGCCGAGGATTTCGCCACGCTTGTCGCGCGCGAGACGGGCAAGCCGCTGTGGGAAGCGCGGGCCGAGATCGAAGGCGTCATCAATAAGGTCGAGATTTCGGTGCGCGCCTATGCGGAGCGATCCGCCCAGCGCAAGCTGAACAGCGCGCTCAAGGGCACCGCCGCGATACGGCACAAGCCCCACGGGGTGCTGGCCGTGCTGGGGCCGTTCAATTCCCCCGCCTTCCTGCCCAACAGCCATATCCTGCCCGCGCTTGTCGCCGGCAATGCGGTGATCCTGAAGCCGAGCGAGAAGGCCCCGGCCTCGGGCGAATTTCTGGTCCGGTGCTTCCACGAGGCGGGACTGCCGGAGGACGTGCTGCAATTCGTGCCGGGCGGGCCGGATACCGGCCAGGAACTGGTGGTTCACGCCGGTGTGGACGGTGTGCTGTTCACCGGATCGGTGCAGACTGGGATCGCGATCAATCGCCGGCTCGCGGTCAATCCCGGGAAGATCGTGGCGCTCGAAATGGGCGGCAACAATCCCCTCGTGGTGTGGAACACGCCCATCGTCGCCGATGCCGCCGTGCTGGTGATCCAGTCCGCCTTCAGCGGCGCGGGCCAGCGCTGCACCGCCGCGCGGCGCCTGATCGTGCAGGATGCCATGTATGACGCGCTGATGGACGAGGTGAAGCGGCTCGCCGACCGGATCATCGTGGGCGCGCCCTTCGATGAGCCGTCGCCCTTCATGGGACCTGTCATCGATCCGGCCACGGCCGATGCGCTGACCGACAGCTTTCTCTATTTCCTGAGCCAGGGCGGCAAGGCCATCAAGCACATGACCCGGCCCAAGGGCGATCTGCCTTTCATCTCGCCCGGGATCATAGATGTCACCGCCATCAAGGAACGGCCTGATGTCGAGCTGTTCGGCCCCCTGCTCCAGGTGATCCGGGTAAGCTCGTTCGACGAGGCGATCGGGGAGGCCAACAATACCCGGTTCGGCCTGTGCGCATCGCTGGTCGGCGGCAGCCCGGAGGATTACAACCGCTTCTGGTCCAATGTCCGGGCCGGGCTTATCAACTGGAACCGCTCGACCAACGGCAGTTCCTCGGCCGCGCCGCTGGGCGGGCTAGGCCTGTCCGGCAACCATCGCCCCAGCGCCTTCTACGCGGCCGATTACTGCGCCTATCCGGTCGCCTCGACGGAGCTGGAGCAGCCGCGCGCCATGCTCGGCGTGGGCTTTCGCGACGCCTAG
- a CDS encoding protein adenylyltransferase SelO family protein: MRAEPQPAPYRPDPQIREIAGWIGDPVPVAPFPEARLRFRNQRWAQAVGLGQLGDDAWISHFARFEPLPDNLPEPLALRYHGHQFRVYNPEIGDGRGFLYAQLRDGDGRLLDFGTKGSGQTPYSRRGDGRLTLKGAVREILATEMLEALGVYTSKTFSVIETGESLWRNDEPSPTRSAVLVRLSHGHIRIGTFQRLYALDEKDHLAELTDYCLRHYPGPPPPEDAPGRDEPPVILMHQVVERLADLAASYMVAGFVHGVLNTDNMNISGESFDYGPWRWLPQWDPSFTAAYFDESGLYAYGRQPETLLWNCAQLANALHVLTEVPNLVAALDRFRPLYEAALGRRFAWRLGVTSPGPERDMDLVRAAEAIMREGGLGPDAFFFSFRGGRNAPPELAQALAGRDLLDSSASYWSGPTPEAMLIDEVEEIWAAIAEDDDWSKLHGKVARIRAMGQALGPAPLPPVASERHGPE; the protein is encoded by the coding sequence ATGCGCGCAGAACCGCAACCCGCACCCTATCGCCCCGATCCACAAATTCGCGAGATTGCCGGCTGGATCGGCGATCCCGTGCCCGTGGCGCCCTTTCCCGAGGCGCGATTGCGCTTCCGCAACCAGCGCTGGGCGCAGGCGGTGGGGCTGGGCCAGCTCGGCGACGATGCCTGGATTTCCCATTTCGCCCGGTTCGAGCCGCTGCCGGACAATCTGCCGGAGCCGCTGGCCTTGCGCTATCACGGCCACCAGTTCCGGGTCTACAACCCGGAGATCGGCGACGGGCGCGGCTTCCTCTACGCGCAGCTGCGCGATGGCGACGGCCGCCTGCTGGATTTCGGAACCAAGGGATCGGGGCAGACTCCATACAGCCGCCGGGGCGACGGCCGCCTGACCCTGAAAGGTGCGGTGCGGGAAATTCTCGCCACCGAAATGCTGGAGGCGCTGGGCGTCTACACCAGCAAGACCTTTTCCGTGATCGAGACGGGCGAAAGCCTGTGGCGCAACGACGAGCCATCGCCCACCCGTTCCGCCGTGCTGGTCCGGCTCAGCCACGGGCATATCCGCATCGGCACGTTCCAGCGGCTCTATGCCCTGGACGAAAAGGATCATCTCGCCGAGCTGACGGATTACTGCCTGCGCCACTATCCCGGCCCTCCCCCGCCCGAGGACGCGCCGGGCCGCGACGAGCCGCCGGTGATCCTGATGCATCAGGTGGTGGAGCGGCTGGCCGATCTCGCCGCGTCCTACATGGTCGCAGGCTTCGTCCACGGCGTCCTCAACACCGACAACATGAATATTTCCGGCGAGAGCTTCGACTATGGCCCGTGGCGCTGGCTGCCCCAATGGGACCCGTCCTTCACCGCCGCCTATTTCGACGAGAGCGGGCTTTATGCCTATGGCCGCCAGCCGGAAACCCTGCTGTGGAATTGCGCCCAGCTCGCCAATGCCCTGCACGTCCTCACCGAAGTGCCCAACCTGGTGGCGGCGCTGGACCGGTTCAGACCGCTTTACGAAGCGGCTCTGGGCCGGCGGTTCGCATGGCGGCTTGGCGTCACTTCGCCCGGCCCAGAACGGGACATGGATCTGGTGCGGGCGGCCGAAGCGATCATGCGCGAAGGCGGGCTCGGCCCCGATGCCTTCTTCTTTTCCTTCCGGGGCGGACGGAACGCCCCGCCGGAGCTGGCGCAGGCCCTGGCGGGCCGCGATCTGCTGGACAGCAGCGCGTCCTACTGGTCCGGCCCCACGCCGGAAGCGATGCTGATAGACGAGGTGGAGGAAATCTGGGCCGCCATCGCGGAAGACGACGACTGGTCGAAGCTGCACGGCAAGGTCGCGCGCATTCGCGCGATGGGCCAGGCCCTGGGACCAGCGCCGTTGCCGCCGGTCGCCTCGGAACGGCACGGGCCGGAATAG
- a CDS encoding folate-binding protein, with the protein MPAERLFSRAVIRLSADSADEDVAAFLQGLVTNDVTGLLPVWSGLLTPQGKVLFDFLVWPGADGLLLDCEARVADDLVRRLSLYRLRRKIAIARDESLGIYWQADLGDGGAPDPRLAALGQRWIARVSDDDESADQAWMAHRLALGVPEGQAELGNGEILWLECNAVELNGVSFTKGCYVGQENTARMNWRQKINRRLLVVPLEASQEKRRRIAYPELRLAIDHLRNEDIADRLRPGWLRPGDEKEALL; encoded by the coding sequence ATGCCAGCTGAACGCCTCTTTTCACGCGCCGTCATTCGCCTGTCGGCGGATTCCGCCGATGAAGATGTCGCCGCTTTCCTGCAGGGCCTCGTCACCAATGACGTAACCGGGCTGCTGCCGGTCTGGAGCGGCCTTCTCACCCCTCAGGGCAAGGTGCTGTTCGATTTCCTGGTGTGGCCCGGCGCGGACGGGCTGCTGCTGGATTGCGAAGCGCGAGTGGCCGACGATCTCGTGCGGCGCCTCTCGCTCTATCGCCTGCGGCGAAAGATCGCGATCGCACGGGATGAAAGCCTCGGCATCTATTGGCAGGCCGATTTGGGCGACGGCGGCGCGCCGGACCCCCGGCTCGCGGCGCTCGGGCAGAGGTGGATCGCCAGGGTTTCGGACGACGACGAAAGCGCCGATCAGGCCTGGATGGCTCACCGGCTGGCCCTGGGCGTGCCGGAAGGCCAGGCCGAGCTGGGCAATGGAGAAATTCTCTGGCTCGAATGCAATGCGGTGGAACTCAACGGGGTCAGTTTCACCAAAGGATGCTACGTCGGCCAGGAAAACACCGCGCGGATGAACTGGCGGCAGAAAATCAACCGCCGCCTTCTCGTGGTTCCGCTCGAAGCGTCGCAGGAAAAACGACGGCGGATCGCCTATCCCGAGCTGCGGCTCGCCATCGATCATCTCAGAAACGAGGACATCGCCGATCGGTTGCGGCCGGGATGGCTTCGGCCGGGCGACGAAAAGGAAGCCTTACTGTAA
- a CDS encoding glycine zipper 2TM domain-containing protein, producing the protein MKAKQWKIAAMSLAVPGLIAAAAPAAAVPLGSAEQVSNVYSVEALSHSDRGRDRNWSRGREYRDSRYDRRYYGEPVRANTRVWRGHDGRYYCRKDNGTTGLLIGAAVGGLVGHEVAGYGDRTLGAILGAAGGGLLGRAIDKGNTRCR; encoded by the coding sequence ATGAAAGCCAAGCAATGGAAAATCGCAGCGATGTCTCTCGCCGTGCCGGGCCTGATCGCCGCGGCGGCGCCTGCGGCAGCCGTGCCGCTCGGCTCGGCGGAGCAGGTGAGCAACGTCTATTCTGTCGAGGCGTTGAGCCATAGCGACCGCGGGCGGGACCGGAACTGGTCTCGGGGCCGCGAATACCGGGATTCCCGCTATGACCGCCGCTATTATGGCGAGCCGGTCCGCGCCAATACGCGGGTCTGGAGAGGCCATGACGGGCGCTATTATTGCCGCAAGGACAATGGAACCACCGGCCTCCTGATCGGCGCGGCAGTGGGCGGCCTGGTCGGACACGAGGTCGCCGGATATGGCGATCGCACCCTGGGCGCCATTCTGGGCGCTGCCGGTGGCGGCTTGCTCGGCCGGGCGATCGACAAGGGCAACACCCGTTGCCGCTGA
- a CDS encoding alpha/beta hydrolase produces the protein MATTQIEYADRHWSSADGLQLHYRDYPGREDRPPLLCLPGLTRNARDFEPVIERFAGEWRVICVDLRGRGDSEYAKDWRTYNPLTYVEDLEALFEQAGIARFVALGTSLGGILTMLLAGRQGERMAGALLNDIGPVIDPAGLDRIRNYVGQARSFPTWMHAARAMEETHGMAFPDYEVSDWLAMAKRLMTLGNNDRIVFDYDMKIGEIFNQPGGEAGVDLWPVFPALAGRPVTVLRGELSDILSAATLAEMGHRLPQMEAVTVPRVGHAPTLGEAAAIEAISRLLERVG, from the coding sequence ATGGCCACCACGCAAATCGAATACGCCGATCGCCACTGGTCGAGCGCGGATGGCTTACAGCTGCATTATCGGGATTATCCGGGGCGGGAAGACCGCCCGCCGCTGCTGTGCCTGCCGGGCCTTACCCGCAATGCCCGCGATTTCGAGCCTGTGATCGAGCGTTTCGCTGGCGAGTGGCGGGTCATCTGCGTCGATCTGCGCGGGCGCGGCGACAGCGAATACGCCAAGGATTGGCGGACTTACAATCCGCTCACCTATGTCGAGGATCTGGAAGCCCTGTTCGAACAGGCCGGGATCGCGCGCTTCGTCGCGCTCGGCACCTCGCTCGGCGGCATCCTCACCATGCTACTGGCCGGGCGGCAGGGGGAAAGGATGGCGGGCGCGCTGCTCAACGACATCGGCCCCGTGATCGACCCGGCCGGGCTGGACCGGATTCGCAACTATGTCGGGCAGGCGCGCAGCTTTCCCACCTGGATGCACGCGGCCCGGGCGATGGAGGAAACCCACGGAATGGCGTTTCCCGATTACGAGGTTTCGGACTGGCTGGCGATGGCGAAGCGCCTGATGACCCTGGGCAACAATGACCGGATCGTGTTCGACTACGACATGAAGATCGGCGAGATATTCAATCAGCCGGGCGGGGAGGCGGGCGTGGACCTGTGGCCGGTGTTCCCGGCGCTGGCGGGGCGGCCGGTCACGGTGCTGCGGGGCGAATTGTCGGACATCCTTTCCGCCGCGACCCTGGCGGAGATGGGCCATCGCCTGCCGCAGATGGAAGCGGTGACGGTGCCGAGGGTGGGCCATGCGCCGACATTGGGCGAAGCGGCGGCGATCGAGGCGATTTCCCGCCTGCTCGAAAGGGTCGGATGA